The region GTTGCCCGGAGGCCCACCCCCAATCCACGAACCAGGAGTCCCCCCGAGTGCCCGCGTAGAGCCCCAGGAGGGCCATGACGGGCACGGCGATCGGAGCGGCGCCCCGACGCAGGGCGATCGACAGCGGGCTCACCGGTCATCACCGGTTTCCACGAGTGCGTCATAGGCGGTGTCGATGTCGGCAGCGACGCTGCCCCGGCCGCCCGTGAACTCCTCCACTGTGCCGTCGAAGCGCATCTCTCCCTCGTCCAGCACCACGACCCGGTCCGCAGCGGCGGCCACGTCCTCGGTCAGGTGGGTGCTCAGCACGACGGCCCGTTGCCTGCCCAGGGAGACGATCAGATGGCGCAGTACCCGACGCTGCCGCGGGTCGAGGCCCACCGTGGGCTCGTCGAGCAGGAGCACTTCGGGCTGGTTCACGACGGCTTGCGCGATCCCGACGCGCCGGTGCATGCCGCCGGATAATGTCGAGATCTTCTGGTCCCGCCGGCTGGACAGGTCGACCGCCGCCAAGGCGACGTCGACCGCATCGGCACGTTTCCGGCGCGGCACCATCCGTTGCCAGGCCGTGAGAGTGAGGAACTCCGCCACCGTCAGGTTTCCGGGCATGGTGAAGTGCTGAGGCAAAAACCCGAGCAGATCGCGATAACGCCTGCGGTCACGAGCACTGTCGACACCGCCCACCGACACCGAGCCGCGCTGAATGCGCAACGCCGTGGACAACAAGCCGAGCAAAGTGCTCTTACCCGCCCCATTAGGCCCCAATACCGCTGTCACACCGGAGCGGAAATCCAGCTCCAGTCGGTGTAGTGCCTCCACGTCGCCATAGCGGTGCGAGACCCCCCGAACCTGCACGACATCGGTCAGTGACATCTGTCCCTCGCATGACGAAGAGCGGTGGTGATCGACTCTAGTGGAGTTCTTCCACGCAAGTTCACCGGCACGGAACGCATCTATGAGAACCTCTCCGAGATTCCAGACCTGAAGATCCCTTCCTCCGGGATGTGGGAGGTCTGCTACTCCACATGGACGAGCCTGGGTTTTCCACAAAGGCCGCCTCGCTGTACGTGACCACGGCGGCGTTCATCAACGGCGTGCGCGTCCCCGGCACCGAGGCGATCGCAGGCGGGTACGTCAACGCGAACGAGGTCGTCGTCCAGCACACGATCGGGCTAACGTTCGTGCGCACGTTCGCCGCCGGGGACGTGGTGACGCTGCACGGCTACCGCATCGGGAAAGACGGCACGGTCGGCATCATCAGCAACGGCGACGGGCGCACCCGTATCTCCGCGCACTGGGTGAACCCCGGTTTCTGACCTCACAGGCCCTGCGGGCACGGGTCGGGCCGTCCTTCGCTGTCACCGCGCGCAGACGCTGCTTCCACGCGTCGGCAACGTCGTCAGATCGGCGATCGAGGCGCAGTCCCGACCTGCCCAACGCTCCTGCCGGTAGCGCGCCAGAAGGTCGTAGACCAGCCGGCATCGCACAGTTCCGGGATACGGCCGGTGTGGCTGCTCATCTTCGCGACGCCACCACTGCGGGCATTCCCACTTCTCGGGATGACCGCACCTGAGATCACCGCGACCACGCTGGACGGGCTCGCTCGCAGGGCTTCGAACTCATCCCGACGAGCGCACCAGCGCGGATCGATACCGCCGCCGCAAAATCGGCCATCGTGGGAGGTGGAGGGTCGCGGCGGTCCACGACGGCCACACCCTCGCCTCGAACCCCCGCAGCCCTGAAGGCGGGAAGGTCTGCTGGACGAAGGCGGTCGGCATCGGCGTCCGATCGCCGAGCCGGCGTGGGACTGGTCTACGGGCCGTATTACCGTCATGGGCACATCCAACTGTTCGGCACCGGCTCGTATGGCTCCTGTCACGCGCTCGTGCTGTCCTGGGGGTGCGTGTCGGCGGCGAAGACGGAGTGGGCAGATGACGGATGTCCGGCGGTTGGCCCGGCGGTTGCAGGTGCTGGAGGCGATCACCGACAACGCGCTGCGCGAGCTTGACCTGGACAAGCTGTTCGACGTGTTGCTGCAGCAGGTGCGGTCGCTGTTCTCGGTCGACACCGTCACCGTCCTCTTGGTGGATTCCGGCGGCGGGCACCTGGTGGCCAGGGCGACCACCGGCCTGGAGGAAGAGGTCCTCCAAGGTGTGCGGATACCGGTGGGCTCCGGCTTCGCCGGCGCGGTCGCCAACTGCCGCGAGCCGGTGCAGATCGACCACGTCGATCCCACCACCGTGGTCAACCCGCTGCTGTGGGAGCGCGGTCTGCGGGTCATGCTCGGCGTGCCGATGGTCGCCGAGGGCAGGCTGATCGGCGTGCTGCACATCGGCAGCACGAGTTCACGCCGGTTCACCGACGAGGACGTCGACCTGCTCCAACTCGCCGCGGACCGGCTGGCCACGGCGGCGCACCTGCACCGCTCGCGGTCCGAGCTGGCGGCGGCGGCCCTGCTTCAGGACAGCCTGCTGCCCGCCCTGCTGCCGACCACACCGGCCTGGGAGTTCGCGGCGCGCTACGTGCCCGGAGCGGAGAGCGGCGTGGGCGGCGACTGGTACGACGTGTTCACGCTGCCCGGCGACCGCATCGGTGTGGTCATCGGTGACGTGGTCGGCAGTGGGCTGCCCGCCGCGATCGTCATGGGACGGCTGCGCAGCGCGCTGCGCGCCTACGCCCTGGAGTTCGCCGAACCGGCGGAGGTGCTCGGCAAGCTCGACCGCAAGGCCAGCCACTTCGAGGCCAACACCATGGCGACCGTCGCCTACGCCGTCATCGACACCGCCACCACCCGCGTCGACCTCGCGCTGGCCGGTCACCTGCCACCGGTGCTGGTCGTGCCCGACGAACCGGCCCGCCTCGTCGACGCCCCGCTCGGACCGCCCATCGGGTACGAGCTGGCGGTTACCGGCCGCCGGAGCGCGACCTTCGACCTCCCACCTGACGCGCTGCTGGCGTTCTACACCGACGGGCTGGTCGAACGCCGCGGGGTGGACCTCGACAGCCGACTCGAACAGCTGTGCGACGCCGTCGCGGCGGGACCCGCGGACACGGTCTGCGCCAGGATCATGGCAAGCCTGGTCGGCAACCAACCCGCCACCGACGACATCGCGTTGCTCGTGACCCGCCACCGGCCCGACCTCACCTAACCTGCCCCGCCATCCACGGGACGGGGTAGTAGAGCCACATCCCAGGCGAAGTCCATCACCGCGAACCGATCAGTGCGGTGAACGCGTCGACCTCGGCGACGTTACCGATCACCACGCCACCGTCCAAGTCGATCACGGCGTGCCTCCCGGAGGCGGGAAACACCCGGTCATAAGTCGCATACCCCTACTCGCAAAATCACACGATCGAATGAGAGCGATCCACGTTTCAGTGACAAAGCCGCTGTACGTCCCGCCGCTCATTACGCTCGAAAGAAATTCGGGTGAGGGGGCTGAGCGGGTGACCGAGTCCACTATTCTCATAGTCACGGAGAAGTCGGCGGCCGACAACACCGTTCCGGCGGCGAAGGTCGAGCAGGTCTGCGCGCACCTGCGCGAGTGCGGGCACGAAGTGATGGTCGTGCACTCCACCACCGATGCCGCCTCCGCCGTCACCTCGCAGGCCGACCTCGCCGCCGCCGTGATGAGCTGGGAACTGGTCGGTGGTGCACTCCAGTCCGCCGACACCGACCCGGCCGTCCCGGGCGGGGTGCTGCGGATGCTGCTGGACCGGTTCTCCTCGCGGCTGCCGGTGTTCCTGCTGACCACCGGCGAGTACGACGACGAGACGCCGCTGTGGGTCTCCGAGGTGATCAACGGGTGGATCTGGCTGCTGGAGGACACCCCGGACTTCATCGCGGGCCGGGTCGACTTCGCCGCGCACCAGTACCTCGACCAAGTCCTGCCGCCGTTCTTCCGCGAACTGCGCCGGTTCGACGACACGCACCCGTACTCGTGGCACACCCCGGCCCACGCGGGCGGCATCGCGTTCCTCAAGTCCCCGGTCGGGCGGGCGTTCTACGACTACTACGGCGAGCGCCTGTTCCGCACCGACATCTCGGTGTCCGTCGGTGAACTCGGCTCGCTGTTCGAGCACACCGGCCCCGTCGGCGAGGCCGAGCGCAACGCCGCCCGCATCTTCGGCGCCGACGAGACCTACTTCGTGCTGCACGGCACGTCGTCGTCGAACCGCATGATCGTCCACAGCGCGGTGGCCAACGACGAGATCACGCTCCTGGACCGCAACTGCCACAAGGCGATCAACCACGGCGTGATCCTCACCGGCGCGCGCCCCGTGTACCTGGTGCCGACCCGCAACGGCTACGGGATCACCGGCCCCATCCCGCCGGAGCGCCTGACCGCCGACGCGGTCCGGGCGCAGGTCGAGCGGACCCCGATCGCGGCGGGCGCGGTCAGCCCCGACCCGGCGTACGCGGTCATCACCAACTCCACCTACGACGGCCTCTGCTACGACGCCGTCCGGGTCAACGAGCTGCTGGGCGCGTCGACCCGGACCCTGCACTTCGACGAGGCGTGGTTCGCCTACGGCCGGTTCAACCCGCTCTACGCCCGCCGCTACGGGATGGCGGTCGACGGCGACGGGCTGCCGGACGCGCAGCGGCCCACGGTGTTCACCACCCACTCCTCGCACAAGCTGCTGGCCGCGCTGTCCCAGTCGGCGATGATCCACGTGAAGTCCGGCAGCAAGGCGCCGTTCGACCCGACCCGGTTCAACGAGACGTACATGATGCACGGCACCACGTCGCCGCTGTACCCGATGATCGCCTCCTGCGACGTCGCGGCGGGCATGATGGACGGCCCGGCCGGGAACTGGCTGACCAGCGAGGCGATCACCGAGGCGGTCCGGTTCCGGCAGGCGATGGTCCGGCTCGGCAGGAGGCTCGCCGACGCGGGCGACCGGCCGCCGTGGTTCTTCGGCGTCTGGCAGCCGGGCGAGGTCACCGACGCGGGCACCGGTGAGCGGGTCGAGTTCCACCGGGCACCGCTCGACCTCCTGCGCACCGATCCGCGCTGCTGGACGTTGGAGCCGGACGCCGAGTGGCACGGCTTCCCCGGCCTCGAACCCGGGTTCTGCATGCTCGACCCGGTGAAGGTGACGATCACCTGCCCCGGTGTCGACGCGCTCGGCGGGGTGTCGGCGTTCGGCGTCCCGGCCCGGGTGGTCACCGCCTACCTGGAGACCCGCCGGATCGTGGTCGAGAAGACGGACGTCTACACCTTCCTCGTCCTGTTCTCCATGGGCATCACGAAGGGCAAGTGGGGCACGCTGCTCGACGCGCTCACCGACTTCAAGCAGCTCCACGACGACAACGCACCCTTGCCCGAGGTGCTGCCGGACCTGGTGAAGGCGCACCCCGAGCGGTACGGGCGGCTGACGCTGCCGCAGCTGTGCGAGGAGATGCACGACAGCCTGGCCGCGAGCAAGGTCGTGCAGCTGCTCAACGAGGCGTTCACCAGCCCGACGCCGCCCACGGCGGTGATGACGCCGGCCGAGGCCTACCAGCACTTCATCCGCGGCGAGACCGAACTCGTCGGGCTGGCCGAGCTGGCCGACCGCGTGGTGGCCACCCAGGTCACGACCACCCCGCCCGGCATCCCGGTGCTGGTGCCCGGCGAGCGCGTCGGCCCTCCGGACGGCCCGCTGCTCCGGTACCTGCGCGTGTTGGAGGCGTTCGACCAGCGTTTCCCGGGTTTCGCCAATGAGACGCACGGCGTGCACCACGAGGGCGGCAAGTACTGGATCTCGTGCGTCACCGAGTAGCCGTTACCGCGTAGGCACCGAGTAACGGCCCCTTCAGTGGAGGTCGTGCTTGGCGCGGTGGCGCAGCGGTGGGCCCAGCGATCGTGCCCGGCGTTCCGCGAGCGGTCCGCCGCGGGGAAGCACCCGATCCACCACCTTGGTGACTGTGAGTGACCAGTCGGAACTCGAAGGGAGGTCCGGCCGGTCGCGGGACCGGGCCCGGTCGGGGGTTGGCGTCACCACAGCCGGGTAACCGCCGGATGGCGGCCAGCCGATGATCGGACCGGCCCGCGCCGAGAGGAGTGTCGTGACGGGTTCCGGTGCCGTGGCCTACACCTGTATCGGTGTCGCCACCCTCTTGGCCGCTCTGCTCCCACGGCTCCTGAACCGGCTGCCGATCTCGATGCCCATGGTGTTCCTGGCCGCCGGCGCGCTCGCGTTCACGGCCATCGGCTCGCTGCCCGATCCCGACCCCGTGCACCACGGGTCCGTCACGCTCCACCTGACCGAGCTGTGCGTGATCATTTCCCTGATGGGCGCGGGGCTCGCGCTCAACCGGCCGGTCGGCCTGCGTCGCTGGTCCACGACCTGGCGACTGCTGGCCATCACGATGCCCCTGTCCGTGCTCGCCATCGCGGTGCTGGGCTGGGGCGTGCTCGGGTGGGGCGTGGCCTCGTCGGTGCTGCTCGCGGCGGTCGTGGCGCCGACCGATCCGGTGCTGGCCGGCGAGGTTCAGGTCGCCGAGCCGGCCGAGAACCCCGACGACGACGCCGAGTCGAACGAGGACGAGGCGCGGTTCGCGCTGACGTCCGAGGCGGGGCTCAACGACGGCTTGGCCTTCCCGTTCACCTACGCCGCGGTCGCCATCAGCATCGTGGGCGCGGCCCCGGACGCGTGGCTGCCGCACTGGCTCGCCGTCGACGTGGTGTGGCGGCTGGCCGCCGGTCTCCTGGTCGGCCTGTTCGCCGGGTGGGTGCTGCGCAAGCTGTTCTTCGCCGCGCCGTCGGAGAAGTTCCGCCTGGCCGAGCACGCGGAGGGGTTCGTCGCGCTCGCCGCAACCTTCCTCGCCTACGGGCTCACCGAACTGGTGGGCGGCTACGGCTTCATCGCGGTGTTCGTGTGCGCCTGCACGATCAGGGCGGGCGAGCGGTCCCACGGGTACCACCGCGTCCTGCACCAGTACGTCGAGCAGATCGAGCGGATGCTCACGGTGTTGATCATCTTCCTGCTCGGCGGCGCGGCCGTCACCGGCCTGCTGGCGGGCACCAGGTGGCAGGAAGTGCTGGTGGCACTGCTCATCCTCCTCGTCGTCAGGCCGGTGACCGGCCTCGTCGCCCTGGCGCGCGGGAAAACCGGACCGCGCGAGCGATTCGTCATCTCCTTCTTCGGCGTGCGGGGCGTCGGATCGCTGTTCTACGTCGCGTACGCGTTGCAGGCCGGGCAGTTCGCCGAACCGGAAGCGATCTGGCGGGTGGTCGGGTTGGTCGTGATCGGCTCCATCGTGCTCCACGGCGTCACCGCGACCCCGGCGATCAGGCTCCTGGACCGCCTGCGGCTCCGCGCGGCGCGCGACCGGCACGGCGACCCGGCGCAGGCACCCCAGACACCAGTGTGACCAGACACCGGTATGACCAGACACCGGTGTGACCAAACGGCCTGAAGCACGGACTGAAACACCTGTCGTCCTGCCCAGTGGAAAGTCGTCGCCGGCGGCGACAGTCTGACGCCGCCGGCGGCGAGGTGTCCGCGCCGACTGCCCGGGTCGGGTCTGTCGGCGGGTTGGGACGTGCGGGTCTCAGCTCACGACGTCAGGCGTCCCGCTGCTCATCGACCGGCACAGCTCGGAGCACTTCGTCGAAGGACCCGTACACGCCTTCGGGGATGGAGCGCAGTGCGTGCACGGTGTCCTCGTCGGCGTTGTTGCGCGACGCGTGGTCCGCCAGCTGCTCCTTGGCGGCCGGGTACCCGACATCGCCCAGCGCCGTGCGCAGTCGGTCGATCGTGGTCGTGCTGTGCATAGCCGTGCCTCCTACATCCGGTAAGCCTGTCGACGGCATACCCCCGTGTGGCTGGGCCAACCACGCCCAGGTGGCGGCGTTGCACGACGTCAGGCCGGTCAGCGGTTCAATCGCGCACGGCGAGGACCGAATCACCGTCGCGTGCTCCCGAACCGCCGAAGCCGTCCGGGAGCACGCAACGGATCGCGACTACGACCCGACCACCCCGTACGCACGGATGATGGTCTGGTCAATGGCGTTGCCCGCCGTGTCAGTGGCGGTGACGTGCAGCGACACCGCGCCGGACGCGGGGTGCTGGAGCTGGGCCACGTAGTCGCCGCCACCCAGGTCGAGCAGCCGCATCGGGCTCCACGTCCGGCCGTCGTCCGACGACGCCCGGCCCGTCACCGACGCGATCGGCGCGCCCGTCGCGCCGGCCACGTGGCCCACGTGCAGGGGGAAGCCGTAGGAACCGCCGCCCGGTGCCCGGTTGTACTCGTCGAGCTGCGGCCGGAACATCAACTCCAGCAACGGGATGCGGTCGGTGCGCCCGTCCGCCGGCCGGCTGGAGCCGAAGGTCCACGTGGTGTCGGTGCGCGTCGAGTACTGCCACCAGGGCGCCGACCGCTCGTTGGTGTAGTTGAGGCGGTAGGTGGTGGGGTCCGGGCGCACGGGCACCGACAGGCCGGGGACGCCGTTGTAGTCGACGACCTGCTCACCGTTGGCGTGCAACGTGGTCCGGTGCACATCGCGAGCGGCCAGCTGGTTGTTCCAGTGTCCCCCGGTGTCCACGTACGGGGCGATGCGGAGGTCCAGGGTGTCGCCGGTGCGCGTGGCGGGTGGCACCAGGCCTCGCGGACCCGGCCCGGCCGGGCGGCCGAACCACTCCTCCCGCAGCACCTCCCCGAGCCGGTAGGAGGTCGGAGCGCCGGTGAAGGAGGCGAGGTCACCCGGTGCCCGGGTCATCCACACCTCGTGCGTCCACCGGACGTCGCCGGCGGAGACGAAGTAGGTCCGCTTCCCCGGCCTGGGCACGGTTCGCTGGAACTCCTTGCGGTGCCGGTAGTCCGGGCGCGCCGCCCACCGCACGTCCATGCCCGGCGTGTCCGGGGTGTCGGCCCGGTACCAGGTGTCCAGCGTG is a window of Saccharothrix espanaensis DSM 44229 DNA encoding:
- a CDS encoding ABC transporter ATP-binding protein produces the protein MSLTDVVQVRGVSHRYGDVEALHRLELDFRSGVTAVLGPNGAGKSTLLGLLSTALRIQRGSVSVGGVDSARDRRRYRDLLGFLPQHFTMPGNLTVAEFLTLTAWQRMVPRRKRADAVDVALAAVDLSSRRDQKISTLSGGMHRRVGIAQAVVNQPEVLLLDEPTVGLDPRQRRVLRHLIVSLGRQRAVVLSTHLTEDVAAAADRVVVLDEGEMRFDGTVEEFTGGRGSVAADIDTAYDALVETGDDR
- a CDS encoding PP2C family protein-serine/threonine phosphatase, with the translated sequence MTDVRRLARRLQVLEAITDNALRELDLDKLFDVLLQQVRSLFSVDTVTVLLVDSGGGHLVARATTGLEEEVLQGVRIPVGSGFAGAVANCREPVQIDHVDPTTVVNPLLWERGLRVMLGVPMVAEGRLIGVLHIGSTSSRRFTDEDVDLLQLAADRLATAAHLHRSRSELAAAALLQDSLLPALLPTTPAWEFAARYVPGAESGVGGDWYDVFTLPGDRIGVVIGDVVGSGLPAAIVMGRLRSALRAYALEFAEPAEVLGKLDRKASHFEANTMATVAYAVIDTATTRVDLALAGHLPPVLVVPDEPARLVDAPLGPPIGYELAVTGRRSATFDLPPDALLAFYTDGLVERRGVDLDSRLEQLCDAVAAGPADTVCARIMASLVGNQPATDDIALLVTRHRPDLT
- a CDS encoding Orn/Lys/Arg family decarboxylase, with amino-acid sequence MTESTILIVTEKSAADNTVPAAKVEQVCAHLRECGHEVMVVHSTTDAASAVTSQADLAAAVMSWELVGGALQSADTDPAVPGGVLRMLLDRFSSRLPVFLLTTGEYDDETPLWVSEVINGWIWLLEDTPDFIAGRVDFAAHQYLDQVLPPFFRELRRFDDTHPYSWHTPAHAGGIAFLKSPVGRAFYDYYGERLFRTDISVSVGELGSLFEHTGPVGEAERNAARIFGADETYFVLHGTSSSNRMIVHSAVANDEITLLDRNCHKAINHGVILTGARPVYLVPTRNGYGITGPIPPERLTADAVRAQVERTPIAAGAVSPDPAYAVITNSTYDGLCYDAVRVNELLGASTRTLHFDEAWFAYGRFNPLYARRYGMAVDGDGLPDAQRPTVFTTHSSHKLLAALSQSAMIHVKSGSKAPFDPTRFNETYMMHGTTSPLYPMIASCDVAAGMMDGPAGNWLTSEAITEAVRFRQAMVRLGRRLADAGDRPPWFFGVWQPGEVTDAGTGERVEFHRAPLDLLRTDPRCWTLEPDAEWHGFPGLEPGFCMLDPVKVTITCPGVDALGGVSAFGVPARVVTAYLETRRIVVEKTDVYTFLVLFSMGITKGKWGTLLDALTDFKQLHDDNAPLPEVLPDLVKAHPERYGRLTLPQLCEEMHDSLAASKVVQLLNEAFTSPTPPTAVMTPAEAYQHFIRGETELVGLAELADRVVATQVTTTPPGIPVLVPGERVGPPDGPLLRYLRVLEAFDQRFPGFANETHGVHHEGGKYWISCVTE
- a CDS encoding cation:proton antiporter — encoded protein: MTGSGAVAYTCIGVATLLAALLPRLLNRLPISMPMVFLAAGALAFTAIGSLPDPDPVHHGSVTLHLTELCVIISLMGAGLALNRPVGLRRWSTTWRLLAITMPLSVLAIAVLGWGVLGWGVASSVLLAAVVAPTDPVLAGEVQVAEPAENPDDDAESNEDEARFALTSEAGLNDGLAFPFTYAAVAISIVGAAPDAWLPHWLAVDVVWRLAAGLLVGLFAGWVLRKLFFAAPSEKFRLAEHAEGFVALAATFLAYGLTELVGGYGFIAVFVCACTIRAGERSHGYHRVLHQYVEQIERMLTVLIIFLLGGAAVTGLLAGTRWQEVLVALLILLVVRPVTGLVALARGKTGPRERFVISFFGVRGVGSLFYVAYALQAGQFAEPEAIWRVVGLVVIGSIVLHGVTATPAIRLLDRLRLRAARDRHGDPAQAPQTPV
- a CDS encoding DUF2795 domain-containing protein: MHSTTTIDRLRTALGDVGYPAAKEQLADHASRNNADEDTVHALRSIPEGVYGSFDEVLRAVPVDEQRDA